In a single window of the Streptomyces sp. NBC_00353 genome:
- a CDS encoding DUF4287 domain-containing protein — translation MNHVFSEETHRNLLSRIPRCTGREVSDWLRTVDEGPALRFDEKVSWLRSEHDLAYGHAKALIHEYDLRRAARKLL, via the coding sequence ATGAACCATGTCTTCTCCGAAGAGACCCATCGCAATCTGCTCTCCCGAATCCCCCGCTGCACCGGTCGTGAAGTCTCCGACTGGCTCCGCACCGTCGACGAAGGCCCCGCCCTCCGGTTCGACGAGAAGGTCAGCTGGCTGCGGAGCGAACACGACCTCGCCTATGGACACGCGAAGGCACTCATCCACGAGTACGACCTGAGACGGGCGGCGCGGAAGCTGCTTTAG
- a CDS encoding Bax inhibitor-1/YccA family protein, translated as MRSSNPVFSRRGFSRDNGYAGFNAAPQAGAPVTGADPYAQGTAANPYATNPYAQQDTRYGAPQAPARTGAMTIDDVVTRTAITLGTVVLGAALAWALLPVDEANLGKSYGIAIGAALVAFVLSLIQSFKRKPVPALIVSYAAFEGVFLGVISSAVSTYIGPGVVMQAVLGTMCVFAGVLFAYKMRWIRVTRRFYGFVMAAAMGFMLLMVVNLLFAVFGGGDGLGFRSGGLGILFGVIGIILGACFLALDFKQVEDGIAYGAPREESWLAAFGLTMTLVWIYLEMLRLFSILSGDD; from the coding sequence ATGAGGAGCAGCAACCCGGTCTTCTCGCGACGGGGGTTCAGCCGCGACAACGGCTACGCGGGCTTCAACGCGGCGCCGCAGGCCGGGGCCCCTGTGACGGGTGCCGACCCGTACGCGCAGGGCACCGCCGCGAACCCGTACGCCACCAACCCCTACGCCCAGCAGGACACCCGGTACGGCGCCCCGCAGGCGCCCGCGCGCACCGGTGCGATGACGATCGACGACGTCGTCACGCGTACCGCGATCACGCTGGGCACCGTGGTGCTCGGCGCGGCCCTCGCCTGGGCCCTGCTGCCGGTCGACGAGGCCAACCTCGGCAAGTCCTACGGCATCGCGATCGGCGCTGCCCTGGTGGCATTCGTCCTGTCGCTCATCCAGTCGTTCAAGCGCAAGCCGGTCCCGGCGCTGATCGTCTCCTACGCGGCCTTCGAGGGTGTCTTCCTCGGGGTGATCTCCAGCGCGGTCTCCACGTACATCGGTCCCGGCGTGGTGATGCAGGCGGTGCTGGGCACCATGTGTGTCTTCGCCGGTGTGCTTTTCGCGTACAAGATGCGCTGGATCCGCGTCACCCGCCGGTTCTACGGCTTCGTGATGGCCGCCGCCATGGGCTTCATGCTCCTGATGGTGGTCAACCTGCTGTTCGCCGTCTTCGGCGGGGGTGACGGCCTGGGCTTCCGCAGCGGCGGTCTCGGCATCCTCTTCGGCGTCATCGGGATCATCCTCGGTGCGTGCTTCCTGGCCCTGGACTTCAAGCAGGTCGAGGACGGCATCGCGTACGGCGCGCCGCGCGAGGAGTCCTGGCTGGCGGCCTTCGGTCTCACCATGACCCTGGTGTGGATCTACCTGGAGATGCTGCGTCTGTTCTCCATCCTCAGCGGCGACGACTGA